From one Bacillus sp. FJAT-42376 genomic stretch:
- a CDS encoding acyclic terpene utilization AtuA family protein — translation MADMVRILSPCGMLGYGFPAASFVKGLEYGVHGIVVDAGSTDAGPHKLGAGVSIVSRRAAKKDLELLITQGLPRKIPIVIGSAGGAGAKPHLDWTLLIIHEILSEHFLSAKIAIIPADILQETVMKANQLHQIKPLTPNIPALDEETILQTHSIVAQMGHEPILEALENGSDIIVCGRAYDPSPFAAIGLFHGKDPGLSYHLGKILECGALCAEPGTTKDCILGTLTHDSFTVQALSEKRACTPVSVAAHTFYEKEHPYILHGPGFTLDLEHCSFEELEPGVVEVKNSRYLESDPYFIKLEGAKEAAYRTFVLAGVRDPLLLERLEEVEEQVKLQAAEYYSDIDDADYDIRFYHYGKNGVLGEMETVPFSGHEIGVMFEVLAKTQELASSICATVRSTFLHFGYENRKSTAGNLAFPFAPSDIEFGPVYEFSIYHLMEAKRDFFTVYYQEVTDGLSL, via the coding sequence ATGGCCGATATGGTCAGAATTCTTTCCCCGTGCGGGATGCTTGGATACGGATTTCCTGCTGCTTCTTTTGTGAAGGGGCTTGAATACGGCGTGCATGGCATTGTGGTCGATGCGGGCTCAACCGATGCGGGTCCGCATAAACTGGGCGCCGGTGTATCTATTGTGAGCCGCCGGGCCGCCAAAAAGGACCTGGAGCTGCTCATCACCCAGGGTCTGCCAAGGAAAATCCCGATTGTCATCGGCTCTGCAGGAGGAGCGGGAGCAAAGCCGCATCTTGACTGGACCCTTTTGATCATTCATGAAATTTTATCCGAACACTTCTTATCCGCCAAAATTGCGATCATTCCAGCAGATATTCTTCAAGAAACCGTGATGAAGGCGAACCAGCTTCATCAAATTAAACCGCTCACACCAAACATTCCTGCCTTAGACGAAGAAACCATTCTTCAAACTCATTCCATTGTTGCCCAAATGGGGCACGAACCGATTTTAGAAGCATTAGAGAATGGTAGTGACATCATTGTATGCGGACGGGCCTATGATCCATCTCCCTTTGCAGCGATCGGACTTTTTCATGGAAAAGATCCCGGACTGAGCTATCATCTTGGAAAAATATTAGAATGCGGAGCCCTTTGCGCGGAGCCGGGAACAACAAAGGATTGCATTCTTGGAACGCTGACCCATGATTCCTTTACCGTACAGGCACTGAGCGAGAAACGAGCCTGCACGCCTGTCAGTGTGGCCGCGCACACCTTTTATGAAAAAGAACACCCGTATATTCTTCACGGTCCGGGTTTTACCCTCGATCTGGAGCATTGCTCGTTTGAGGAATTGGAGCCTGGCGTGGTAGAGGTGAAGAATAGCCGCTACCTCGAATCGGATCCGTACTTCATCAAGCTTGAAGGGGCAAAGGAGGCTGCGTACCGGACCTTTGTGCTGGCGGGGGTCCGCGATCCGCTCCTGCTTGAGCGTCTTGAAGAAGTAGAAGAACAGGTCAAGCTTCAGGCGGCCGAATACTATTCGGACATTGATGATGCCGATTATGATATCCGGTTTTACCATTACGGCAAAAATGGTGTACTCGGAGAAATGGAGACGGTCCCGTTTTCCGGACATGAGATTGGAGTCATGTTTGAAGTGCTCGCGAAAACCCAGGAGCTCGCAAGCAGTATATGTGCAACGGTAAGGTCTACGTTTTTGCACTTTGGCTACGAAAACCGGAAATCCACTGCAGGCAATCTGGCCTTTCCGTTCGCTCCAAGTGACATTGAATTTGGCCCTGTGTATGAGTTTTCGATTTATCACTTAATGGAGGCAAAAAGAGATTTCTTCACCGTCTATTATCAGGAGGTAACCGATGGCCTCTCTTTATGA
- a CDS encoding VOC family protein, with translation MKHQATPYLTFNGNAKEALDYYKELFGGEITNVQTYGQADFPTPPEADEMILHARFKQGPLFFMASDATSDRAVTIGSNITLALELESEEEIQTIYSKLSEKGTVHMELQDTFWGAKYAKVTDPFGVTWDLNFEKGNG, from the coding sequence ATGAAGCATCAAGCGACACCTTACCTTACTTTCAACGGAAATGCAAAAGAAGCATTGGATTATTACAAAGAATTGTTTGGAGGAGAAATAACAAACGTTCAAACTTATGGACAAGCAGATTTCCCCACTCCCCCTGAAGCTGACGAAATGATTCTTCATGCACGCTTTAAACAAGGCCCGCTATTTTTTATGGCCTCCGATGCCACTTCAGACCGCGCTGTAACAATTGGCTCCAACATCACCCTCGCTCTTGAACTGGAAAGCGAAGAGGAAATTCAAACCATCTACTCAAAACTAAGCGAAAAAGGAACGGTGCATATGGAGCTGCAGGACACGTTCTGGGGAGCGAAATATGCAAAGGTAACCGATCCGTTCGGAGTGACGTGGGATCTGAATTTCGAGAAGGGGAACGGCTGA
- a CDS encoding cell wall hydrolase yields MPRVKYTDADVALMARMMRAEAEGEGQQGMLYVGNVIVNRVKATCLDFKDVRTVRQVIFQVQGGNYSFEAVQKGNVFYNRARSVEKRLAKKNLDYWRDHPAKFSLWYFNPYAPCPPTWYGQPKAGQYKNHCYYEPKAGTCASVYGG; encoded by the coding sequence ATGCCCAGAGTGAAATACACAGATGCTGATGTTGCCTTGATGGCACGGATGATGAGGGCGGAGGCGGAAGGGGAAGGGCAGCAGGGGATGCTGTATGTGGGGAACGTCATTGTAAACCGTGTAAAAGCCACCTGCCTCGACTTTAAAGATGTGCGCACGGTCCGGCAGGTTATTTTTCAGGTGCAGGGCGGGAATTATTCATTTGAGGCGGTTCAGAAGGGAAATGTTTTTTATAACCGGGCGAGGTCGGTGGAAAAAAGACTGGCCAAAAAGAATTTGGATTATTGGCGGGATCATCCGGCCAAGTTTTCCCTGTGGTATTTTAACCCGTATGCCCCGTGTCCTCCAACGTGGTATGGCCAGCCGAAAGCGGGTCAATACAAGAACCACTGTTATTACGAACCGAAAGCGGGAACGTGTGCCAGTGTGTATGGCGGATAG
- a CDS encoding ABC transporter substrate-binding protein — translation MKKNRQLKAVFAAMLAASLLAAGCSNSKSSTDAAGKNSSPSYELKDVSFPLEKKTTLKFLTQSSPIAPKDPNDKLIWKRYEEDTNVHIDWTNYPWEQFGDKRNLELASGDLPDAVFHAALGDNDILRYAKQGVIVPVDELIEKHMPNFKKVLEARPEYKKLITASDGHIYSFPWIEELGSGKEAIQALDDIPWINKKWLDELGLKMPTTTKELEDVLVAFKEKKPEGRNDIIPMSFMINHGGEDPAMLLGAFGLGDNYDHYVVSEDKKVMYTAAQEGYKEGISWLHQLQKQGLIDKEAYTQDWNTYVAKGKNGRYGMYFTWDRANISGNNEDYVPLPPLKGPNGETNVARTNGYGFDRGRMVITNANKNLELTAKWVDKAYEPSQSVQNNWGTYGDKKQQNIFEKTADGNLKHLPLGDASPWDVRQKTNADGPLAVLDEYYGTVSTKPDDAAWRLKILHETYVPHMKATYNYPPILLNQEDLNELTQLETAIKPLAERKKAEWIQKGGIEKQWDGYLKQLEKSGLSKLINIKQKALDEYHSAN, via the coding sequence ATGAAGAAAAACAGACAATTGAAAGCTGTTTTTGCAGCGATGCTCGCCGCTTCACTGTTGGCGGCAGGATGCTCCAATTCAAAAAGCTCTACCGATGCAGCGGGAAAGAATTCATCGCCCAGCTATGAATTGAAAGATGTTTCATTTCCATTAGAGAAAAAGACCACCCTTAAATTTTTAACGCAGAGTTCACCAATCGCCCCTAAGGATCCAAATGACAAATTAATTTGGAAGAGGTATGAAGAAGATACAAACGTTCATATCGACTGGACAAATTATCCTTGGGAGCAGTTTGGGGATAAACGAAATCTTGAGCTGGCAAGCGGAGATCTTCCGGATGCAGTTTTTCATGCCGCTTTGGGAGATAACGATATCCTCCGCTACGCGAAGCAGGGAGTCATTGTGCCGGTGGATGAGTTAATTGAAAAGCATATGCCGAATTTCAAAAAAGTATTGGAGGCACGTCCGGAATACAAAAAGCTGATTACCGCTTCTGATGGCCATATTTATTCATTCCCGTGGATAGAGGAGCTTGGCAGCGGAAAAGAAGCCATACAGGCGCTCGATGATATCCCCTGGATCAATAAGAAGTGGCTGGATGAGCTGGGACTGAAGATGCCAACCACAACAAAAGAGCTGGAAGATGTGCTGGTTGCTTTTAAAGAAAAGAAACCGGAAGGCAGAAATGACATTATCCCGATGTCCTTTATGATTAATCATGGAGGAGAAGACCCTGCCATGCTATTAGGTGCTTTTGGATTAGGGGATAACTACGACCATTATGTCGTTTCAGAAGATAAAAAAGTCATGTATACGGCAGCACAGGAAGGGTATAAAGAGGGAATCAGCTGGCTTCATCAGCTTCAGAAACAGGGGCTGATTGATAAGGAAGCCTATACTCAAGACTGGAACACATATGTTGCAAAGGGGAAAAACGGCCGCTACGGAATGTATTTTACATGGGATCGCGCCAATATTTCCGGCAACAACGAGGACTATGTCCCGCTTCCTCCATTGAAAGGGCCAAACGGTGAAACCAATGTGGCCCGCACCAACGGCTATGGATTTGACCGTGGAAGAATGGTTATTACGAATGCCAACAAGAACCTTGAACTGACAGCTAAATGGGTTGACAAAGCCTATGAGCCGAGCCAGTCTGTGCAAAATAACTGGGGAACGTATGGAGATAAAAAACAGCAGAATATTTTTGAAAAGACTGCTGACGGCAATCTTAAGCACTTGCCGCTCGGGGATGCGTCACCATGGGATGTCAGACAAAAGACAAATGCCGACGGTCCGCTTGCCGTTTTAGACGAGTATTATGGTACGGTCTCAACAAAACCGGATGATGCGGCATGGAGACTTAAAATTCTGCATGAAACCTATGTTCCTCATATGAAAGCAACGTACAACTATCCGCCGATTTTATTAAATCAGGAGGATTTGAACGAGCTGACACAGCTGGAAACAGCGATTAAGCCTTTAGCAGAACGGAAGAAAGCAGAATGGATTCAAAAAGGCGGAATTGAAAAACAATGGGATGGCTATTTGAAGCAGCTAGAGAAAAGCGGGCTGTCTAAGCTCATCAACATTAAACAAAAAGCATTGGATGAGTACCATTCTGCAAACTGA
- a CDS encoding carbohydrate ABC transporter permease translates to MFKHHTKTDKGILITNGIVLTLIVLLVVTPLLYVLMASFTDPATLLNSGLTLDPSKWTLQGYERIFQDGSILTGFRNSLFYSTAFSILSVAVTLGVAYPLSRPDFAGRKIIMTLFIITMFFGGGLIPTYLLVKNLNMLDTVWAILLPGAVNVWNIILARAYFKGVPSELREAAAMDGTSEIQYFFRILLPLSKPIIAVLLLYQFVGQWNSYFDAMIYLKSEDLQPLQIVLRSILVQMEPRPGMIQDAQNTAELQQIAEMVKYSSIIISSLPLILIYPFFQKYFEKGVMVGSIKG, encoded by the coding sequence ATGTTCAAGCATCACACGAAAACGGACAAAGGAATTCTTATAACCAATGGAATTGTGCTAACTCTTATCGTTCTGCTGGTGGTGACGCCGCTTCTCTATGTACTGATGGCCTCCTTTACGGATCCGGCCACCCTGCTTAACAGCGGTCTGACCCTGGATCCATCCAAATGGACGCTGCAGGGGTATGAGCGTATATTTCAAGACGGTTCCATTCTGACCGGGTTTCGAAATTCATTATTTTATTCTACTGCTTTCTCTATCCTGTCTGTAGCGGTCACACTTGGTGTAGCCTATCCGCTGTCCAGGCCGGACTTTGCAGGCAGAAAGATCATCATGACTCTATTTATCATTACGATGTTCTTTGGAGGCGGGTTAATCCCTACGTATCTTCTTGTTAAAAACTTAAACATGCTGGATACGGTTTGGGCCATTCTGCTGCCAGGGGCTGTCAATGTATGGAATATTATCCTTGCAAGGGCTTATTTTAAAGGGGTCCCAAGTGAGCTTCGGGAAGCAGCCGCAATGGATGGAACGTCTGAAATTCAGTATTTCTTTCGGATTCTGCTGCCGTTAAGCAAACCGATCATTGCCGTGCTTCTTTTATATCAGTTTGTAGGGCAGTGGAATTCTTACTTTGACGCCATGATTTACTTAAAGAGCGAAGACCTGCAGCCGCTTCAGATTGTCCTGAGGTCCATTCTTGTTCAGATGGAACCGAGACCCGGTATGATTCAGGATGCCCAAAACACTGCGGAGCTTCAGCAAATAGCGGAAATGGTTAAGTATTCAAGCATTATCATTTCAAGTCTGCCATTAATTTTAATTTATCCGTTCTTCCAAAAGTACTTCGAAAAAGGTGTCATGGTCGGATCCATTAAAGGATAA
- a CDS encoding ABC transporter permease subunit → METVKARKINSTLKYMKTNYQLYLLVLPALILLVIFKYIPMYGAIIAFKEFNPLMGIMGSPWIGLENFQKFMSTPDFMNLITNTLLLSAFGLLFGFPVPIILAIMIQRIKRTAIKKNVQLVLYAPNFISVVVVVGMVFIFLSPVGPINKLIVFFGGESLSFMTEPGYFRSIYIISDIWQFAGWASVVYLAALSNVSQDLLDAAKIDGANIIQQIIHIELPVIKPIMVIQFILAAGNIMSIGFEKAYLLQTSMNLPASEILPTYVYKIGLQMGDYGYSTAIGLFNAVINVILLVSVNKIVKRLNEGEGL, encoded by the coding sequence ATGGAAACCGTGAAAGCCCGGAAAATCAATTCTACTCTAAAGTATATGAAGACCAACTATCAGCTTTATCTGCTGGTTTTGCCGGCGCTGATCTTATTAGTCATTTTTAAGTATATTCCAATGTATGGAGCGATCATTGCCTTCAAAGAATTCAACCCTTTAATGGGGATTATGGGGAGTCCTTGGATCGGTCTTGAAAATTTCCAGAAGTTTATGAGCACACCGGACTTTATGAACCTGATTACGAATACACTTCTGCTCAGTGCGTTCGGTCTGCTGTTCGGGTTTCCGGTACCCATTATCCTGGCCATCATGATCCAGCGTATTAAAAGGACAGCCATCAAGAAAAATGTTCAGCTCGTTTTGTACGCACCCAATTTTATCTCAGTAGTCGTAGTAGTCGGTATGGTTTTTATTTTCCTCTCGCCGGTCGGTCCGATCAATAAGCTGATTGTCTTCTTTGGCGGAGAAAGTCTTTCATTTATGACAGAACCGGGATACTTCCGGTCCATTTATATCATTAGCGATATCTGGCAGTTTGCGGGATGGGCTTCTGTCGTCTATTTAGCCGCATTATCCAATGTAAGCCAGGATTTGCTTGATGCAGCGAAGATTGATGGCGCCAATATTATTCAGCAGATTATCCATATTGAGCTTCCTGTGATTAAGCCCATCATGGTCATTCAATTTATCCTTGCCGCAGGAAACATCATGAGTATTGGTTTTGAGAAGGCTTACTTGCTGCAGACGTCTATGAATCTGCCGGCATCGGAAATCCTTCCAACGTATGTGTATAAAATTGGCTTGCAGATGGGGGATTACGGCTATTCAACCGCAATTGGCCTATTCAATGCCGTCATCAATGTCATTCTTCTTGTAAGCGTAAACAAAATTGTGAAGCGGCTTAACGAAGGAGAGGGTTTGTAA